One genomic segment of Streptomyces niveus includes these proteins:
- a CDS encoding M16 family metallopeptidase has protein sequence MNGPETGGDARLPLPDLDTTLPNGLRVVLCSAPVVPLVEIRLTVPYAATGPGEVALRQLLAGLLLQGTAHRDADAFDTALATHGAALTAVADAHRFTVTGHTLADSLPAVLALLAETVLTPRLTEDVVAPERARLARRIELSSHQPAAVAQQALLRRRYGDEAAARRSPDPQLAAACTPDDLAELHERHLGAAGAQLVLVGDLRPEDALAAVTDVFGAWRTGAQDDVPQAPPPFTGGPMLWVDRPGAVQSMIRLATPALPRTDPGYPALHLAQLVFGGSFASRLVAHLREEKGYAYQLGSGMESLPGASTLMIEADSAAEHTAPALAVIRGELERMAAEPPSEAEVDAARSYATGSIATAMSSPASLASGLANLLHIGVGADWLHGWGPMLDGVPHEAVTEAAKRFFRPGGFTGVVVADASAVAPLRRGAGSAELDF, from the coding sequence ATGAACGGCCCGGAGACCGGCGGCGACGCGCGACTGCCGCTGCCCGACCTCGACACCACACTCCCCAACGGGCTGCGGGTCGTGCTCTGTTCGGCCCCCGTCGTCCCCCTCGTCGAGATCCGGCTCACCGTCCCGTACGCCGCCACCGGACCCGGCGAGGTGGCACTGCGCCAACTGCTGGCCGGGCTGCTGCTCCAGGGCACCGCGCACCGCGACGCCGACGCCTTCGACACGGCCCTCGCCACGCACGGCGCCGCGCTGACCGCGGTCGCCGACGCCCACCGGTTCACCGTCACCGGACACACGCTCGCCGACTCCCTGCCCGCCGTACTGGCCCTGCTGGCCGAGACCGTCCTCACGCCCAGGCTCACCGAGGACGTCGTCGCCCCCGAACGCGCCAGACTGGCGCGGCGTATCGAACTCTCCTCCCACCAGCCCGCCGCCGTCGCCCAACAGGCGCTGCTGCGCCGCCGTTACGGCGACGAGGCCGCCGCCCGCCGGAGTCCGGATCCCCAACTGGCCGCCGCCTGCACGCCGGACGACCTCGCCGAGCTGCACGAGCGGCATCTGGGAGCCGCCGGCGCGCAGCTCGTCCTGGTGGGAGACCTGCGGCCCGAGGACGCCCTCGCGGCGGTCACCGATGTGTTCGGGGCATGGCGGACGGGCGCGCAGGACGACGTACCGCAGGCACCGCCGCCGTTCACGGGCGGGCCGATGCTGTGGGTGGACCGGCCGGGCGCCGTCCAGAGCATGATCCGCCTCGCCACCCCGGCGCTGCCGCGCACGGATCCGGGCTATCCGGCCCTGCATCTGGCCCAGTTGGTCTTCGGCGGGTCCTTCGCCTCCAGGCTGGTCGCGCACCTGCGCGAGGAGAAGGGGTACGCGTACCAGCTCGGCTCCGGCATGGAGTCCCTGCCGGGCGCATCGACGCTGATGATAGAGGCCGACTCCGCCGCCGAGCACACCGCGCCCGCACTCGCCGTGATCCGGGGGGAGTTGGAGCGGATGGCCGCCGAACCGCCGTCGGAGGCGGAGGTCGACGCGGCCAGGAGTTATGCGACGGGCTCCATCGCCACCGCCATGTCCTCCCCGGCCTCCCTCGCCTCCGGTCTGGCGAATCTGCTGCACATCGGGGTCGGGGCCGACTGGCTGCACGGGTGGGGGCCGATGCTGGACGGGGTGCCGCACGAGGCGGTCACGGAGGCGGCCAAGCGGTTCTTCCGGCCCGGGGGATTCACGGGCGTCGTCGTCGCCGACGCGTCGGCGGTGGCGCCGCTGCGTCGCGGGGCCGGGTCGGCCGAACTCGACTTCTGA
- a CDS encoding LxmA leader domain family RiPP codes for MNTQSLISGYTSYAEADELVPAAEAPGLIITTVTTSSQACISAISAVSAVSIDNTFDHSC; via the coding sequence ATGAACACCCAGTCCCTGATCAGCGGTTACACCAGCTACGCCGAGGCGGACGAGCTCGTTCCCGCGGCAGAGGCTCCGGGCCTGATCATCACCACCGTCACGACCTCGTCGCAGGCGTGCATCTCCGCGATCTCCGCCGTTTCGGCCGTGTCGATCGACAACACCTTCGACCACTCCTGCTGA
- a CDS encoding M16 family metallopeptidase, translated as MTRNQLRRLVLDNGLRVLLAPNPTGASIGVAVHYGVGFRTEPKGHTGLAHLFEHLMIEGGHGAPPGGYLPQVQRAGGLGDAKTRQDSTVYYAAAPASALEMLLTLEADRMRSPRISLRNLRTQTAVIDEEIRLMVRNRPYGAFPWVLPRALHTRAENARDGYGETVDLAALDIPLCERFFIDHYAPGNALVTLTGAFDPAAAERVVRRHFEPLPGRPFVTAPDDFEPAPREDRQLSVTDPHAGLPAVAVGYRMPDPMTERADYLAHLVLAALLGQGRHALLRRGPAAPKGVASLSVGCGLFGLPLDTRGPDLLTLFAVYGGGGDGGADTGDSARVTDALDTALTTLAENGVEAGLLRATTARWAAGALRELGDPGTRAQLLGLREMLFGEAELTERLPELVRDEVTAEQVSRAAARLRSSHRAVVRFVPRPAATATETETLTGTATASGRREAAV; from the coding sequence ATGACCCGGAATCAGCTGCGCCGCCTGGTATTGGACAACGGCCTGAGAGTGCTCCTCGCCCCCAATCCGACCGGCGCCTCAATCGGTGTCGCGGTGCACTACGGAGTGGGTTTCCGGACCGAACCCAAGGGGCACACGGGGCTCGCCCATCTCTTCGAACATCTCATGATCGAGGGTGGCCACGGGGCCCCACCCGGCGGATACCTGCCCCAGGTACAGCGGGCCGGCGGTCTCGGAGATGCCAAGACCAGACAGGACTCGACGGTTTATTACGCCGCCGCTCCTGCCTCCGCGCTGGAAATGCTGCTCACTCTCGAAGCGGACAGAATGCGTTCACCGCGTATTTCTTTGCGGAATCTACGCACACAGACGGCAGTCATTGACGAAGAGATACGTCTCATGGTCCGCAATCGCCCCTACGGTGCTTTTCCCTGGGTGTTGCCACGTGCCCTGCACACCCGTGCCGAAAACGCACGGGACGGATACGGCGAGACCGTCGACCTCGCGGCTCTTGACATCCCACTCTGCGAGCGTTTTTTCATCGACCACTACGCTCCCGGAAATGCCCTGGTGACACTGACGGGCGCGTTCGACCCCGCGGCGGCGGAACGCGTCGTACGCCGCCACTTCGAGCCCCTGCCGGGGCGCCCCTTCGTCACGGCGCCCGACGACTTCGAGCCGGCGCCCCGCGAGGACCGGCAACTGTCGGTCACCGACCCGCACGCCGGACTGCCCGCCGTTGCCGTCGGCTACCGGATGCCCGACCCGATGACCGAACGCGCCGACTACCTCGCGCACTTGGTGCTGGCGGCGCTGCTGGGGCAGGGCAGACACGCGTTGCTGCGCCGGGGGCCGGCCGCGCCGAAGGGCGTGGCGAGCCTCTCGGTGGGCTGCGGGCTGTTCGGGCTGCCGCTGGACACGAGAGGACCTGATCTGTTGACGCTGTTCGCCGTGTACGGCGGCGGGGGAGACGGGGGCGCCGATACGGGCGACTCCGCGCGGGTCACCGACGCGCTCGACACCGCGCTGACGACGCTGGCCGAGAACGGGGTCGAGGCAGGGCTGCTGCGGGCCACCACCGCCCGCTGGGCGGCCGGGGCACTGCGCGAACTCGGCGATCCGGGCACCCGGGCCCAACTTCTGGGCCTGCGGGAAATGCTGTTCGGCGAGGCCGAGTTGACCGAGCGGCTGCCGGAGCTGGTACGCGACGAGGTGACCGCCGAACAGGTGAGCCGCGCGGCCGCCCGGTTGCGCTCCTCGCACCGGGCGGTCGTACGTTTCGTACCGCGCCCGGCGGCGACAGCGACGGAGACGGAGACATTGACGGGGACGGCGACCGCCTCCGGGCGGCGGGAGGCGGCGGTATGA
- a CDS encoding LxmA leader domain family RiPP has translation MNTQSLISGYTSYADADELVPAVEAPGATITVTVTSSAACISAASAISAVSIDNTFDHSC, from the coding sequence ATGAACACCCAGTCCCTGATCAGCGGCTACACCAGCTACGCCGACGCCGACGAGCTCGTTCCCGCGGTGGAGGCGCCCGGCGCGACCATCACCGTCACGGTGACCTCGTCCGCCGCGTGCATCTCGGCCGCCTCGGCCATCTCGGCCGTGTCGATCGACAACACGTTCGACCACTCCTGCTGA
- a CDS encoding thiamine pyrophosphate-binding protein — protein sequence MTHDHHHEIPRYTAEQTARALNPPAGRNGGDLVVETLHGLGATTVFGLPGQHALGMFDALRRSDLTYVGLRVENNAGFAADAYGRVTGEVAPLLLSTGPGALTSLAALQEAAAASSPVLAISSQIPSAGLGGGRHGYLHELRDQQASFRDIVKSVHVVRAPSQIPSAVAAAWESALTAPHGPVWVEIPQDVLLKETTLPLVTAVDATPRELPPRPELIAVAAHALSHAERPVIIAGGGVVRADAAGKLRALAEKLAAPVVTTFGGKGAFPWEHPLSLQSWLEDRHTTDFLEDADVVLVVGSGLGELSSNYYTFRPRGRVIQIEADLGKLESNLPALGIHADARVALSALLESVTARTDPAAGESARDAVRTVLAKVRSRIDAQDLALEQRVLASVREALPATSPSFWDMTILAYWAWSAWPGPMHSGQGAGGLGYGFPAALGAAAADVTKPVLAVSGDGGAMYSIAELATARQYDLPVTWLIVDDGGYGILREYMTDAFGETTGTELARPDFVALAESFGVPAVRTSPEALREDLSKALAAPGPSVVVLPALLKLFAPTHLPTR from the coding sequence GTGACCCACGACCACCACCACGAGATCCCCCGCTACACCGCCGAGCAGACGGCGCGGGCCCTCAACCCGCCCGCCGGGCGCAACGGAGGCGACCTCGTCGTCGAGACACTGCACGGCCTCGGCGCCACCACCGTCTTCGGCCTGCCCGGCCAGCACGCCCTGGGCATGTTCGACGCCCTGCGCCGCTCCGACCTCACGTACGTCGGCCTGCGCGTGGAGAACAACGCCGGATTCGCCGCCGACGCCTACGGCCGCGTCACCGGCGAGGTCGCGCCCCTGCTGCTGTCCACCGGACCGGGCGCCCTGACCTCGCTCGCCGCGCTCCAGGAGGCCGCTGCGGCGTCCTCGCCCGTGCTCGCGATCTCCAGCCAGATCCCGTCGGCGGGTCTCGGCGGCGGCCGGCACGGCTACCTCCACGAACTGCGCGACCAGCAGGCGTCGTTCCGCGACATCGTCAAGTCCGTCCATGTCGTCCGGGCGCCCTCCCAGATCCCGTCCGCCGTCGCGGCTGCCTGGGAGTCCGCGCTCACCGCGCCGCACGGCCCCGTCTGGGTCGAGATCCCGCAGGACGTCCTCCTGAAGGAGACGACGCTGCCGCTCGTCACCGCCGTCGACGCCACCCCGCGCGAACTGCCGCCGCGCCCGGAGCTGATCGCCGTGGCGGCCCACGCCCTCTCCCACGCGGAGCGCCCCGTGATCATCGCGGGCGGCGGGGTCGTACGGGCGGACGCCGCCGGGAAGCTGCGGGCCCTCGCCGAGAAGCTGGCCGCCCCCGTCGTCACCACCTTCGGCGGCAAGGGCGCGTTCCCCTGGGAGCATCCCCTGTCTCTCCAGTCCTGGCTGGAGGACCGGCACACCACCGACTTCCTGGAGGACGCCGACGTGGTGCTGGTCGTCGGCTCCGGGCTCGGCGAACTGTCCTCCAACTACTACACCTTCCGCCCGCGCGGCCGGGTGATCCAGATCGAGGCCGACCTCGGCAAGCTGGAGTCCAACCTCCCGGCGCTCGGCATCCACGCCGACGCGCGGGTGGCCCTGTCCGCGCTCCTGGAATCGGTGACGGCACGCACCGACCCGGCGGCCGGCGAGTCCGCGCGGGACGCGGTCCGTACGGTGCTGGCGAAGGTACGGAGCCGGATCGACGCCCAGGACCTGGCACTGGAGCAGCGGGTGCTCGCCTCCGTACGAGAGGCGCTGCCCGCCACCTCCCCCAGCTTCTGGGACATGACGATCCTCGCCTACTGGGCCTGGTCCGCCTGGCCCGGCCCGATGCACTCCGGCCAGGGCGCCGGCGGTCTCGGCTACGGCTTCCCGGCGGCCCTCGGCGCGGCGGCGGCCGACGTCACCAAACCCGTCCTCGCGGTCTCGGGCGACGGCGGAGCCATGTACTCGATCGCCGAGCTGGCCACGGCCCGGCAGTACGACCTCCCCGTCACCTGGCTGATCGTCGACGACGGCGGCTACGGCATCCTGCGCGAGTACATGACGGACGCCTTCGGCGAGACCACCGGCACCGAGCTGGCCCGCCCGGACTTCGTCGCACTGGCCGAGTCCTTCGGGGTGCCCGCGGTCCGTACGAGCCCCGAGGCGCTGCGGGAGGACCTCTCCAAGGCGCTGGCGGCCCCCGGCCCCTCCGTGGTGGTGCTCCCCGCCCTCCTGAAGCTGTTCGCCCCGACCCACCTGCCCACGCGGTAG
- a CDS encoding ABC transporter ATP-binding protein, whose translation MAAERTDPEREKPGESTADEPRTAGWARRLVGYAWRYRRNVILALGSSLAGMAVMALVPLITKVVIDDVIGTGTRSIAVWTSLLIAAALVIYVMTYIRRYYGGRLALDVQHDLRTEMYGTIARLDGRRQDELSTGQVIGRATSDLQLIQGLLFMLPMTIGNVLLFIISLVIMAWLSLPLTLVAVAVAPALWYIARRSRSRLHPATWYAQSQAATVAGVVDGSVSGVRVVKGFGQEDQETGKLRAAGRKLFAGRLRTIKLNSRYTPALQAVPALGQVAMLALGGWLATRGQITLGTFVAFSTYLAQLVGPVRMLAMVLTVGQQARAGVERVLELIDTEPSIQDGTKDLPADAEASVEFDDVTFSYADGRTVLDGFSLEIRPGETVAVVGSSGSGKSTVSLLLPRFYDVSHGAVLVGGHDVRELTLDSLRAAIGLVPEDSFLFSDTVRANIAYGKPDATDEEIERAVRAAQADRFIAELPAGYDTAVGEHGLTLSGGQRQRIALARAILTDPRLLLLDDATSAVDARVEHEIHEALRSVMAGRTTLLIAHRRSTLGLADRIAVLDDGRLADIGTHAELQERSALYRRLLTDPDELGGVSPGHTPAVVAATAAEDDRTVQQELDAEFDAERGITPALWVREETPAEESAAPGATPELLAQVEALPPADDVPAIDEARAVGSESSYGLRRLLRGFGAPLAVSLALVAVDAGMGLLLPVLIRHGIDEGVEQLALGAVWAASLLGLVVVLVQWTAQIGETRMTGRTGERVLYSLRLKIFAQLQRLGLDYYERELTGRIMTRMTTDVDALSTFLQTGLVTAFVSVVTFFGILVVLLVIDVELALVVFATLPVLIVGTVFFRRKSVKAYELARERISVVNADLQESVSGLRIVQAFGREKDGARRFADRSDHYRQARVRGQWLISVYFPFVQLLSSVAAAAVLIVGAGRVEAGTLTTGALVAYLLYIELFFAPVQQLSQVFDGYQQATVSLGRIQELLREPTSTAEAAAPLDVPSLRGEIAFEDVHFAYGNLEGGLAEGGGAGDPDEAVVLAKAPAQEETALMGINLRIPAGQTVAFVGETGAGKSTLVKLVARFYDPTSGRVTADGTDLRDLDMTAYRHRLGVVPQEAYLFAGTVRDAIAYGRPGASDAEVESAARAVGAHEMIATLDGGYLHEVAERGRNLSAGQRQLIALARAELVDPDVLLLDEATAALDLASEALVNQATDRLSGRRTTLVVAHRLTTAARADRVVVLDHGRVVEDGTHGELLTLGGSYARLWSSFIGEAGPATGPGAGPGAEPEEERATVAGA comes from the coding sequence GTGGCGGCGGAGCGGACAGACCCGGAGCGCGAGAAGCCCGGCGAGAGCACGGCGGACGAGCCGCGGACGGCGGGCTGGGCCCGCCGTCTCGTCGGCTACGCCTGGCGCTACCGGCGCAACGTGATCCTCGCCCTCGGCTCCTCCCTCGCCGGCATGGCCGTCATGGCCCTCGTCCCGCTGATCACCAAAGTCGTCATCGACGACGTCATCGGCACCGGCACCCGGTCCATCGCCGTCTGGACCAGCCTCCTGATAGCGGCCGCCCTCGTCATCTACGTCATGACATACATCCGCCGCTACTACGGCGGACGCCTCGCCCTGGACGTCCAGCACGACCTCCGTACGGAGATGTACGGGACCATCGCCCGGCTCGACGGCCGCCGCCAGGACGAGCTGTCCACCGGACAGGTCATCGGCCGCGCCACCAGCGACCTCCAGCTCATCCAGGGCCTGCTCTTCATGCTGCCGATGACCATCGGCAACGTCCTGCTCTTCATCATCTCCCTCGTGATCATGGCGTGGCTCTCGCTGCCCCTGACCCTTGTCGCCGTCGCCGTCGCCCCCGCCCTCTGGTACATCGCCCGCCGCAGCCGCAGCCGGCTGCATCCCGCCACCTGGTACGCCCAGTCACAGGCCGCGACCGTCGCGGGAGTCGTCGACGGATCCGTCTCCGGTGTACGTGTCGTCAAGGGCTTCGGCCAGGAGGACCAGGAGACCGGCAAACTGCGCGCCGCCGGACGCAAACTCTTCGCCGGGCGCCTGCGCACCATCAAGCTGAACTCCCGCTACACACCCGCCCTCCAGGCCGTCCCGGCCCTCGGGCAGGTCGCGATGCTCGCGCTCGGCGGCTGGCTCGCCACCCGGGGCCAGATCACCCTCGGCACGTTCGTGGCGTTCTCCACCTATCTGGCGCAGCTCGTCGGCCCCGTCCGGATGCTCGCCATGGTCCTGACCGTCGGCCAGCAGGCCCGCGCCGGCGTCGAGCGGGTCCTCGAACTCATCGACACCGAACCGTCCATCCAGGACGGCACGAAGGACCTGCCCGCCGACGCCGAGGCGTCCGTCGAGTTCGACGACGTGACGTTCTCCTACGCCGACGGCCGTACCGTCCTCGACGGCTTCTCCCTGGAGATCCGCCCCGGCGAGACCGTCGCCGTCGTCGGCTCCTCCGGCAGCGGCAAGTCCACCGTGTCGCTGCTCCTGCCACGCTTCTACGACGTCAGCCACGGCGCCGTCCTCGTCGGCGGCCACGACGTACGCGAACTGACCCTCGACTCCCTGCGCGCCGCCATCGGGCTCGTCCCGGAGGACAGCTTCCTCTTCTCCGACACCGTCCGCGCCAACATCGCCTACGGCAAGCCCGACGCCACGGACGAGGAGATCGAACGCGCCGTCCGCGCCGCCCAGGCCGACCGCTTCATCGCCGAACTGCCCGCCGGCTACGACACCGCCGTCGGCGAACACGGCCTGACCCTCTCCGGCGGCCAGCGCCAGCGCATCGCCCTGGCCCGCGCGATCCTCACCGACCCCCGGCTGCTGCTCCTGGACGACGCCACCTCCGCCGTCGACGCCCGCGTCGAACACGAGATCCACGAGGCGCTGCGCTCGGTCATGGCGGGCCGTACGACGCTCCTCATCGCCCACCGACGTTCCACCCTCGGCCTCGCCGACCGGATCGCGGTCCTGGACGACGGACGCCTCGCCGACATCGGCACCCACGCGGAACTCCAGGAACGCTCCGCCCTCTACCGGCGCCTGCTCACCGACCCCGACGAACTCGGCGGCGTGTCCCCCGGCCACACCCCGGCCGTCGTCGCCGCCACGGCCGCCGAGGACGACCGCACCGTCCAGCAGGAGCTGGACGCCGAGTTCGACGCCGAACGCGGCATCACCCCCGCCCTGTGGGTACGCGAGGAGACGCCCGCCGAGGAGTCGGCGGCGCCCGGTGCCACACCCGAACTCCTCGCCCAGGTCGAGGCTTTGCCGCCCGCCGACGACGTTCCGGCGATCGACGAGGCCCGCGCCGTCGGCTCCGAGTCGTCGTACGGGCTGCGCCGTCTGCTGCGCGGCTTCGGAGCGCCGCTGGCGGTCAGCCTCGCCCTCGTGGCCGTCGACGCCGGAATGGGCCTGCTGCTGCCGGTCCTCATCCGGCACGGCATCGACGAAGGCGTGGAACAGCTCGCCCTCGGCGCCGTATGGGCCGCGTCCCTCCTCGGCCTGGTCGTCGTGCTCGTCCAGTGGACGGCCCAGATCGGCGAGACACGGATGACCGGCCGCACCGGCGAACGCGTCCTGTACTCGCTGCGACTGAAGATCTTCGCGCAGCTCCAGCGGCTCGGACTCGACTACTACGAGCGCGAGTTGACCGGCCGCATCATGACCCGCATGACGACCGACGTGGACGCGCTGTCCACGTTCCTCCAGACCGGACTCGTCACTGCCTTCGTCTCCGTCGTCACCTTCTTCGGCATCCTCGTCGTTCTGCTCGTCATCGACGTGGAGCTGGCACTGGTCGTCTTCGCGACCCTGCCCGTGCTGATCGTCGGCACCGTCTTCTTCCGGCGCAAGAGCGTCAAGGCGTACGAGCTGGCGCGCGAGCGGATCAGCGTCGTCAACGCGGACCTCCAGGAGTCGGTGTCCGGGCTGCGTATCGTCCAGGCCTTCGGCCGTGAGAAGGACGGCGCGCGGCGGTTCGCCGACCGCAGTGACCACTACCGGCAGGCGCGGGTACGCGGCCAGTGGCTGATCTCCGTGTACTTCCCCTTCGTCCAGCTGCTGTCCTCGGTGGCCGCCGCGGCCGTGCTGATCGTCGGCGCGGGCCGGGTGGAGGCCGGGACGCTGACGACCGGCGCGCTCGTGGCGTATCTCCTGTACATCGAGCTGTTCTTCGCGCCGGTGCAGCAGCTGTCGCAGGTCTTCGACGGCTACCAGCAGGCCACCGTCTCGCTGGGACGCATCCAGGAGCTGCTGCGCGAACCGACGTCCACGGCGGAGGCGGCCGCGCCGCTCGACGTGCCGTCGCTGCGCGGCGAGATCGCCTTCGAGGACGTGCACTTCGCGTACGGAAACCTGGAAGGCGGCCTGGCCGAGGGCGGCGGCGCGGGCGACCCGGACGAGGCCGTCGTCCTGGCGAAGGCCCCTGCCCAGGAGGAGACCGCCCTCATGGGCATCAACCTCCGTATCCCCGCCGGTCAGACGGTCGCCTTCGTCGGCGAGACGGGCGCGGGCAAGTCCACGCTCGTCAAGCTCGTCGCCCGCTTCTACGACCCGACGTCCGGCCGTGTCACGGCGGACGGCACCGACCTGCGCGACCTGGACATGACCGCCTACCGGCACCGGCTCGGCGTCGTGCCGCAGGAGGCGTACCTCTTCGCCGGTACGGTGCGCGACGCCATCGCCTACGGGCGGCCGGGTGCCTCCGACGCGGAGGTGGAGTCGGCGGCCCGCGCGGTCGGCGCGCACGAGATGATCGCCACGCTGGACGGCGGCTATCTGCACGAGGTCGCCGAGCGGGGCCGTAATCTCTCCGCCGGTCAGCGGCAGTTGATCGCCCTGGCCCGCGCGGAGCTGGTCGACCCGGACGTCCTGCTCCTGGACGAGGCGACCGCCGCGCTCGACCTCGCCTCCGAGGCGCTGGTCAACCAGGCGACGGACCGGTTGTCGGGCCGGCGGACGACGCTGGTCGTCGCGCACCGGCTGACGACGGCGGCACGCGCGGACCGGGTGGTCGTGCTGGACCACGGCCGGGTCGTGGAGGACGGTACGCACGGGGAGTTGCTGACGCTCGGCGGCTCGTACGCGCGGCTGTGGAGCAGCTTCATCGGCGAGGCGGGGCCCGCGACAGGTCCCGGGGCCGGACCGGGGGCGGAGCCCGAGGAGGAGCGCGCCACCGTCGCGGGGGCGTGA
- a CDS encoding LLM class flavin-dependent oxidoreductase — protein MTTDASDRSTLPSILVPSMPDTTETVRPYAELVRDGDARRVWMGQSLKVETHQVFAHLAGAGVRVPVGTSVTLMPLRHPYEAALQARSLALTTGHPVVAGYGVGAPAFVRSLNGRPYDSPRTMAAEYLRTVRSLLDGEIVDHAGDYHALRGRLMPMEHPRVEVGVGVLRPNMARTAGGVADVAITWMTPPGYVADTLIPALDEGAKGRDSRCRVATVVHVAVDRPKRDPYVLAHTAAAGHLSADHYTDMLRRAGVAADPADPRAGAVALVDSGTYVYGSADHIAGVLGEYRDAGVDEVILNCGGVLFTEGLDAALKDAREIVEAVRRRDGRG, from the coding sequence GTGACCACCGACGCCTCCGACCGGTCCACGCTGCCGAGCATCCTCGTACCGAGCATGCCGGACACCACCGAGACCGTTCGCCCCTACGCCGAGTTGGTGCGCGACGGCGACGCACGCCGCGTATGGATGGGCCAGTCGCTCAAGGTGGAGACGCACCAGGTGTTCGCGCATCTGGCCGGCGCTGGGGTACGCGTCCCGGTCGGCACCAGCGTGACCCTCATGCCGCTGCGCCATCCTTACGAGGCGGCCCTCCAGGCCCGTTCGCTTGCCCTGACGACGGGTCACCCGGTGGTGGCGGGCTACGGGGTCGGCGCGCCCGCCTTCGTAAGGAGCCTGAACGGGCGGCCGTACGACAGCCCCCGCACGATGGCCGCCGAGTACCTCCGTACGGTGCGCTCCCTCCTCGACGGCGAGATCGTCGACCACGCCGGTGACTACCACGCGCTGCGCGGACGCCTGATGCCGATGGAACACCCGCGCGTGGAGGTCGGCGTGGGCGTGCTGCGCCCCAACATGGCGCGCACCGCGGGCGGTGTCGCCGATGTCGCCATCACCTGGATGACTCCGCCCGGTTATGTCGCCGACACCCTGATACCCGCCCTGGACGAGGGCGCCAAGGGCCGGGACTCCCGGTGCCGGGTCGCGACAGTCGTCCATGTCGCGGTCGACCGGCCGAAGCGTGACCCGTACGTCCTCGCGCACACCGCCGCCGCCGGGCACCTCTCCGCCGACCACTACACGGACATGCTGCGCCGGGCCGGAGTCGCGGCCGACCCGGCCGACCCGCGGGCCGGAGCCGTCGCCCTGGTGGACAGCGGGACGTACGTGTACGGGTCGGCGGACCACATCGCGGGGGTGCTCGGCGAGTACCGGGACGCCGGGGTGGACGAGGTCATCCTCAACTGCGGCGGCGTGCTCTTCACCGAGGGCCTGGACGCCGCGCTCAAGGACGCGCGGGAGATCGTCGAGGCCGTACGGCGGCGGGACGGCCGTGGCTGA
- a CDS encoding LxmA leader domain family RiPP, whose translation MNTQSLISGYASYADADELVPAVDAPGGTITITVTSSQACISAASAISAVSIDNTFDHSC comes from the coding sequence ATGAACACTCAGTCCCTGATCAGCGGCTACGCCAGCTACGCCGACGCCGACGAGCTCGTTCCCGCGGTGGACGCCCCCGGCGGCACCATCACCATCACGGTGACCTCGTCGCAGGCGTGCATCTCGGCCGCCTCGGCCATCTCGGCCGTGTCGATCGACAACACGTTCGACCACTCCTGCTGA
- a CDS encoding helix-turn-helix transcriptional regulator codes for MSPVSHREGSPIYNQLRVLRAERGLSRVALANSVEVHPQTIGAIERGDYFPSLDLAFRLSDVFGLPVEAIFSRKPFVPLSAQLYNKEERS; via the coding sequence ATGAGCCCAGTGAGCCATCGCGAGGGATCGCCGATCTACAACCAGCTGAGAGTCCTGCGTGCGGAGCGCGGTCTCAGCAGGGTCGCGCTCGCCAACTCGGTGGAGGTGCACCCGCAGACCATCGGCGCCATCGAACGGGGCGACTACTTCCCGAGTCTCGATCTGGCGTTCCGGCTCAGCGACGTGTTCGGTCTTCCGGTCGAGGCGATCTTCAGTCGTAAACCCTTCGTCCCGCTGTCCGCCCAGCTGTACAACAAGGAGGAACGCTCGTGA